Proteins found in one bacterium genomic segment:
- the nirB gene encoding nitrite reductase large subunit NirB: TEVPYLPDAQGDSASAADDSLEVPYDRVIIATGSRPFLPPIEGSEGSGVFFFRTLDDCSRIADYAAQSKKAAVIGGGLLGLEAARGLMTHGVQVVVLETSPWPMKLQLDAEAGHLLKSTLEAMGIRTFCNRITSHIERRDGKIWRLHFTDGYTLETDLVVVSAGIRPITEVAAGSGLAVQRGIVVDDRMQTSDPEIFALGECVEHRGRLYGLVDPIWEMAATLADVLTGANPGAGYAGSRLGTKLKVMGVDLASLGEVDPAGEADEVVVYREPKQNLYKKLIIRENKLAGAILLGETDSFDVLMRLFKEGGELPERKADLLFGGTNVPSLVDVTALPDGAQICNCNGVSKAQICEAVQARGCASVAKVGQATKAGKGCGSCKGLIAQLIQAYAGEVGYDESEHYYVPGISLEKSQLIAAIKAKNLKSVSEVFRELAGGKEDADSKVGLASLLRSIWHEEYQDERDARFINDRVHANIQRDGTFSVVPRIYAGVTTADELIRIGTVAKKYQVPMVKITGGQRIDLLGVKKEDLPGIWKDLGIPSGHAYTKSVRTVKSCVGTDFCRYGLGDSIGLAQEIEHRFQGIESPHKIKMAVAGCPRNCSEAYVKDIGVVGIEGGQWEIYIGGAAGATVRKADLFATVDSPDEVLRLVGRFIQYYREHGKYQERTYGFVERIGIARLKSLLVEDELGLGKRLDEEIQRAVDSYVDPWKEAELPAYPHQFTGPQLVQFLNEANNNG; encoded by the coding sequence ACCGAGGTGCCTTACCTGCCGGACGCGCAGGGCGATTCGGCGTCGGCCGCCGATGACAGCCTCGAAGTTCCCTACGACCGCGTCATCATCGCGACCGGCTCGCGGCCTTTTCTGCCGCCGATCGAGGGCAGCGAGGGATCCGGCGTCTTCTTTTTCCGCACCTTGGACGATTGTTCGCGCATCGCGGACTACGCCGCCCAATCCAAAAAGGCGGCGGTCATCGGGGGCGGGCTCTTGGGCCTGGAGGCGGCCCGGGGCCTGATGACCCACGGCGTCCAAGTCGTCGTCCTCGAAACCTCGCCCTGGCCGATGAAGCTGCAGTTGGATGCCGAGGCCGGCCATCTCCTGAAGTCGACGTTGGAAGCGATGGGAATCCGGACCTTCTGCAACCGCATCACCTCCCATATCGAGCGGAGGGACGGAAAAATTTGGCGCCTCCACTTCACGGATGGGTACACGCTGGAGACCGATCTGGTGGTGGTGAGCGCCGGGATCCGGCCGATCACCGAGGTCGCCGCCGGTTCGGGCCTGGCGGTCCAGCGGGGAATCGTCGTCGACGACCGGATGCAAACCAGCGATCCCGAAATCTTCGCGCTGGGAGAATGCGTGGAGCACCGCGGCCGGCTCTACGGCTTGGTCGATCCGATCTGGGAGATGGCCGCCACCTTGGCCGACGTCCTCACCGGAGCCAATCCGGGAGCGGGCTACGCCGGCTCCCGGCTGGGCACCAAGCTCAAGGTCATGGGCGTGGATTTGGCCTCCTTGGGCGAGGTCGACCCGGCGGGCGAAGCCGACGAGGTCGTGGTCTACCGAGAGCCGAAACAGAACCTCTACAAAAAGCTGATCATCCGGGAAAACAAGCTTGCCGGCGCCATCTTGCTCGGCGAGACCGATTCCTTCGATGTCTTGATGAGGCTTTTCAAGGAGGGCGGGGAGCTGCCGGAGCGCAAGGCCGACCTGCTCTTCGGCGGCACCAACGTCCCGTCGCTGGTGGACGTGACGGCCCTGCCCGACGGGGCCCAGATCTGCAACTGCAACGGCGTTTCCAAGGCCCAGATTTGCGAGGCGGTCCAGGCCCGGGGCTGCGCCAGCGTGGCCAAAGTGGGACAGGCGACCAAGGCCGGCAAGGGCTGCGGCTCCTGCAAGGGGCTCATCGCCCAGCTGATCCAGGCCTACGCCGGCGAAGTGGGCTACGACGAGAGCGAGCACTATTACGTCCCGGGAATTTCCTTGGAAAAATCCCAGTTGATCGCGGCGATCAAGGCCAAGAATCTCAAGTCCGTTTCCGAAGTGTTCCGCGAACTGGCCGGCGGCAAAGAAGATGCCGACAGCAAGGTCGGCCTGGCTTCGCTGCTGCGCTCGATTTGGCACGAGGAGTACCAGGACGAGCGGGACGCCCGCTTCATCAATGACCGGGTCCACGCCAACATCCAGCGCGACGGCACTTTCTCGGTCGTGCCCCGCATCTATGCGGGGGTGACCACCGCCGACGAGCTGATTCGCATCGGCACGGTGGCGAAGAAATACCAAGTTCCGATGGTCAAGATCACCGGCGGCCAGCGCATCGACTTGCTGGGCGTGAAAAAAGAGGACCTGCCGGGCATTTGGAAGGATCTGGGCATCCCCAGCGGCCATGCCTACACCAAGTCGGTGCGCACGGTGAAGAGCTGCGTCGGCACCGACTTCTGCCGCTACGGCCTCGGCGACTCGATCGGCCTCGCCCAGGAGATCGAGCACCGCTTCCAGGGCATCGAGTCTCCGCACAAAATCAAGATGGCGGTGGCCGGTTGCCCCCGAAACTGCTCCGAGGCCTACGTCAAGGACATCGGAGTGGTCGGGATCGAGGGCGGGCAATGGGAGATTTACATCGGCGGCGCCGCCGGGGCGACCGTGCGGAAGGCCGATCTTTTTGCCACGGTCGACTCGCCCGACGAGGTGCTGCGGCTGGTCGGCCGCTTCATTCAGTATTACCGCGAGCATGGCAAATACCAAGAGCGGACCTACGGTTTCGTGGAAAGGATCGGCATCGCCCGCTTGAAATCCCTCTTGGTCGAGGATGAGCTGGGTCTCGGTAAAAGGCTGGACGAGGAGATTCAGCGGGCGGTCGACTCTTACGTCGATCCTTGGAAAGAGGCCGAGCTACCGGCCTATCCCCATCAATTCACCGGACCGCAATTGGTCCAGTTCTTAAATGAGGCCAATAACAATGGATAA
- a CDS encoding Rieske 2Fe-2S domain-containing protein, whose product MDKTDALEIGSLEKIPLGQGRCFVVGREEIAVFRTRSGGVFAIQNRCPHRQGPLCEGVIDDQRVVCPYHGHKFDIRTGAGSEAGESVKAFEVTESQGLLTIKIKEPA is encoded by the coding sequence ATGGATAAAACCGACGCTCTCGAAATTGGATCCTTGGAAAAAATTCCGCTCGGGCAAGGCCGCTGCTTCGTCGTCGGCCGGGAAGAGATCGCGGTCTTCCGGACTCGCTCCGGCGGGGTGTTCGCCATTCAGAACCGTTGCCCCCATCGCCAAGGCCCCTTGTGCGAAGGCGTCATCGATGACCAGCGGGTGGTGTGCCCCTATCATGGCCACAAATTCGACATCCGGACCGGTGCCGGCAGCGAAGCCGGCGAGAGCGTCAAGGCCTTTGAAGTCACCGAGAGTCAAGGTTTGCTGACCATTAAGATTAAGGAGCCGGCGTGA
- the moaA gene encoding GTP 3',8-cyclase MoaA, translated as MSGSTNAHLFDSQGRRITYLRLSVTDRCQFRCVYCLPPEGIASLPKSDYLTPEQMERLVRALAEMGVWRLRLTGGEPLLRRDIVSLVARFSSIPRIRDLALTTNGERLPELAADLKAAGLMRVNVSLDSLDPARFRELTLSGSFERVREGIFRALEAGLKVKVNVVAMRGISEAEIDDFVELAYAHPLEVRFIEFMPLCGGGWSREASLPIAGLRSRAAERRRLIRIPRNGEVAESYALAGGKGRVGFIASMTEPFCSTCSRIRVGATGKVRLCLFSKLEYDLKPALAAGADTAELQREIRRAVSRKPASHPWAAVSKKHPRPEESGLIRSVGG; from the coding sequence GTGAGCGGGTCGACGAACGCCCATCTTTTCGATTCTCAGGGCCGGCGAATCACTTACCTCCGCCTTTCGGTGACGGATCGCTGTCAATTCCGCTGCGTCTACTGCTTGCCGCCCGAAGGCATCGCTTCGCTTCCGAAATCGGATTATCTCACGCCGGAGCAGATGGAGCGCCTGGTGCGCGCCTTGGCCGAGATGGGGGTATGGAGGCTGAGGCTGACCGGCGGCGAGCCCTTGCTCCGCCGCGACATCGTCTCGCTGGTGGCTCGATTCTCCAGCATTCCTCGAATCCGGGATTTGGCCTTGACCACCAATGGCGAACGGCTTCCCGAGCTGGCGGCGGACCTGAAAGCCGCCGGCCTGATGCGGGTCAACGTCAGCCTGGACAGCTTGGACCCCGCGCGCTTTCGCGAGCTGACGCTCTCGGGGTCCTTCGAACGGGTCCGCGAAGGCATCTTTCGCGCCTTGGAAGCCGGGCTCAAGGTCAAGGTCAACGTCGTGGCGATGCGGGGAATCTCGGAGGCCGAAATCGACGACTTCGTCGAGCTGGCCTACGCCCATCCTTTGGAGGTCCGTTTCATCGAGTTCATGCCCTTGTGCGGCGGCGGCTGGAGCCGGGAGGCAAGCCTGCCGATTGCTGGACTGCGCTCCCGGGCCGCCGAGCGCCGCCGACTCATCCGGATCCCGCGCAACGGCGAGGTGGCGGAGAGCTATGCCCTGGCCGGCGGCAAGGGCCGGGTCGGCTTCATCGCCTCCATGACCGAGCCTTTCTGCTCCACTTGCTCGCGGATCCGGGTCGGCGCGACCGGGAAGGTCCGCCTCTGCCTCTTTTCCAAGCTGGAATATGATCTTAAGCCGGCGCTCGCCGCCGGCGCCGATACCGCCGAGCTGCAACGGGAAATCCGCCGAGCGGTCTCGAGAAAGCCCGCGAGCCATCCCTGGGCCGCAGTTTCGAAGAAGCATCCGCGTCCCGAAGAAAGCGGCCTGATCCGGTCGGTAGGGGGATGA
- the moaCB gene encoding bifunctional molybdenum cofactor biosynthesis protein MoaC/MoaB produces MINVMNKIETLRIATAQSCIKAHPETIRRMQAGEVPKPDVLGVAKTAAVMAAKKTPELLPYCHPLPLDGVEVNLKVEAEQVVVTVAVSAIWKTGVEMEALTAASVAALTIYDMLKPIDSELEIVQTKLLSKSGGKGDFDQKIPDGFRAAVLVTSDGTHQGKREDKSGKLLESRLREMGIASVAYEILPDEATQIRHRLLAHCENGIDLILTTGGTGLGPRDVTVEATAEVLEREMPAVMQAIRGFGQRRTPYAMLSRGLAGLRGRTVILNLPGSSRGAAESMDAVFPALLHVYPMLAGGGH; encoded by the coding sequence ATGATCAATGTCATGAACAAAATCGAAACGCTCCGGATCGCCACGGCCCAAAGCTGCATCAAGGCCCACCCCGAGACGATCCGGCGCATGCAGGCCGGCGAGGTGCCGAAGCCGGACGTCTTGGGCGTGGCGAAAACGGCGGCGGTGATGGCGGCCAAAAAAACCCCGGAGCTTCTCCCTTACTGCCACCCTTTGCCGCTCGACGGAGTCGAGGTGAATTTGAAAGTCGAGGCCGAGCAGGTTGTCGTCACGGTGGCGGTTAGTGCGATCTGGAAGACCGGCGTCGAGATGGAGGCGCTGACCGCGGCCTCGGTCGCGGCCCTCACCATTTACGACATGCTCAAGCCGATCGATTCGGAACTCGAGATCGTTCAGACCAAGCTGCTCTCGAAAAGCGGCGGCAAGGGCGACTTCGACCAAAAGATCCCCGATGGATTCCGGGCCGCGGTGCTGGTGACATCCGACGGAACGCATCAGGGCAAACGGGAGGACAAGTCGGGCAAGCTTCTCGAGTCGCGCTTGCGCGAGATGGGCATCGCGAGCGTCGCTTACGAAATCTTGCCGGACGAGGCGACTCAGATTCGCCATCGCTTGCTGGCCCATTGCGAGAATGGGATCGACCTGATCTTGACCACCGGCGGCACCGGTTTGGGCCCCCGCGACGTCACGGTCGAAGCCACCGCCGAAGTCTTGGAGCGCGAGATGCCGGCGGTGATGCAGGCCATTCGCGGCTTCGGCCAGCGCCGCACTCCCTACGCCATGCTCTCCCGGGGCTTGGCCGGCCTGCGGGGTCGAACGGTGATCCTCAACTTGCCGGGCTCCTCGCGCGGGGCCGCCGAATCCATGGATGCGGTCTTCCCGGCGCTGCTCCATGTCTATCCGATGCTGGCCGGAGGAGGGCATTGA
- a CDS encoding sulfite exporter TauE/SafE family protein, with amino-acid sequence MDSILLAPLIFLIALIYSTVGFGGGSGYLALLLAAGLSHEAARESALLCNLVVTSVGFYGFARAGHFAPRTVLPFLAASLPYAYLGSRLGLPQGWVVPLVAVCLLAAGWRLAFSPSSDRDVKPPAWKTAWRIGLPAGAVIGLLSGAVGVGGGIFLAPLLFKLRWADSRQIAASSSLFILWNSLSGLLGQTLSRGWTLEAPELLPGLLAALLGGIVGSRLGAMRLTPAVLQRLTAVVVLVAAVQMLGKVL; translated from the coding sequence ATGGATTCCATCCTCCTGGCACCGCTGATTTTTTTGATCGCCTTGATCTACTCGACCGTCGGTTTCGGCGGCGGCTCGGGCTATTTGGCGCTTTTGCTGGCCGCCGGCCTTTCCCATGAAGCGGCTCGGGAGTCCGCGCTGCTTTGCAACCTCGTCGTGACGAGCGTGGGATTTTACGGCTTCGCCCGGGCCGGGCATTTCGCGCCCCGGACCGTCCTGCCTTTCCTGGCGGCCTCTTTGCCTTACGCTTATCTCGGGAGCCGCCTCGGCCTGCCCCAAGGGTGGGTCGTGCCGCTCGTCGCCGTCTGCTTGTTGGCGGCCGGCTGGCGCTTGGCCTTTTCCCCTTCGAGCGACCGCGACGTCAAGCCGCCGGCTTGGAAGACCGCTTGGCGGATTGGTTTGCCGGCCGGTGCGGTGATCGGGCTTCTCTCCGGTGCCGTGGGCGTCGGCGGCGGAATTTTCTTGGCGCCCCTTCTGTTCAAGCTGCGCTGGGCTGATTCGAGACAGATCGCGGCTTCTTCCAGTCTTTTCATCTTGTGGAATTCCTTGTCGGGCTTGTTGGGCCAGACCTTGAGCCGCGGTTGGACGCTGGAGGCGCCGGAATTGTTGCCCGGCTTGCTCGCCGCCCTTCTGGGCGGAATCGTGGGCTCTCGACTCGGAGCGATGCGCTTAACTCCCGCGGTTCTTCAAAGACTGACCGCGGTCGTGGTGCTGGTTGCCGCCGTTCAAATGCTGGGGAAGGTATTATGA
- the glp gene encoding gephyrin-like molybdotransferase Glp produces MISVTDAKKEILKESRLLGNLRVPLAHALYRVLAQDLRAPVPLPPEDNSAMDGYALKAGDTFRATEGNPRCLRIAGIRRAGDAGRRPLRSGEAYRIMTGAAIPPGADAVVIQEMVEATECEVRIARPVPAGANIRRRGEELAKGDLVLPKGSQLHSRSLGLLANVGFPRVLIRRPPRVALIVTGDELVEPGRKLPSGKIYDSNGAMLEAALRELHLEPGLTRKVGDQEGRLTGALRTALERADVILLTGGVSVGDYDFSKSAFGRLGIRTVFWKVAQKPGKPLFFGKKGRTLVFGLPGNPVSAWVCFHEYVRPALLAMQGIPARDSVERALLEEPLQPSAKMTVFLRGRSRSHQGQSAVRPLSGQGSHMLKALAEANCLIQVPPREGPLEAGAEVEVHALEGRAG; encoded by the coding sequence ATGATCAGCGTCACCGACGCCAAAAAGGAGATTCTGAAAGAGTCGAGGCTCCTGGGGAACCTGCGAGTTCCGCTCGCCCATGCACTTTACCGCGTCTTGGCGCAAGATCTCCGCGCGCCGGTCCCGCTTCCACCCGAAGATAATTCCGCGATGGATGGCTATGCCTTGAAGGCCGGTGACACCTTCCGGGCAACCGAGGGAAATCCCCGCTGTTTGCGCATCGCCGGGATCCGCCGAGCCGGCGATGCCGGGCGCCGTCCGCTCCGCTCGGGCGAGGCCTACCGCATCATGACCGGAGCCGCGATTCCGCCGGGCGCCGATGCCGTCGTCATTCAGGAGATGGTGGAGGCGACGGAGTGCGAGGTGCGAATCGCGCGGCCGGTCCCGGCCGGCGCCAATATTCGGAGACGAGGTGAGGAGCTGGCGAAAGGCGATCTCGTTTTGCCGAAAGGCAGCCAGCTCCATTCCCGGTCGTTGGGTCTCTTGGCCAATGTGGGTTTTCCTCGCGTTTTGATCCGGCGGCCCCCCCGCGTCGCCCTGATCGTCACGGGGGACGAGTTGGTGGAGCCGGGAAGGAAGCTCCCCTCCGGAAAGATCTACGACAGCAACGGCGCCATGCTGGAAGCGGCGCTGCGCGAGCTTCACCTGGAGCCTGGCTTGACGAGAAAGGTTGGGGACCAGGAAGGGCGGCTGACCGGCGCTCTGCGAACGGCCCTGGAGCGGGCCGACGTCATCCTGTTGACCGGAGGCGTCTCGGTCGGCGACTACGATTTTTCCAAATCGGCGTTCGGCCGCCTCGGCATCCGCACCGTCTTCTGGAAGGTGGCGCAAAAACCGGGCAAGCCGCTTTTCTTCGGCAAGAAGGGCCGAACGCTGGTCTTTGGGCTGCCCGGCAATCCGGTTTCGGCTTGGGTTTGCTTCCACGAATACGTCCGGCCCGCGCTCTTAGCGATGCAAGGAATTCCGGCCCGCGACTCGGTCGAAAGGGCTCTCTTGGAAGAGCCCTTGCAGCCCTCCGCTAAGATGACGGTGTTTTTGCGGGGCCGGTCGAGGAGCCACCAAGGTCAGTCCGCGGTCCGGCCGCTTTCGGGGCAGGGCTCTCACATGCTGAAGGCCTTGGCCGAAGCCAATTGCCTGATCCAGGTGCCGCCTCGGGAAGGGCCGCTCGAAGCCGGAGCCGAAGTCGAAGTGCACGCGCTGGAAGGGAGGGCCGGGTAG
- a CDS encoding MoaD/ThiS family protein, with product MGGEIRVRVLFFASLRDLFGQGEKVCSLPAGATLGRLAEEIFRGCEAGAEVLKCLRFGVNQDFAPMETLLRDDDEVALLPPLSGG from the coding sequence ATGGGCGGCGAGATTCGGGTTCGAGTGCTGTTTTTCGCCTCGCTTCGCGACCTCTTCGGCCAGGGCGAGAAGGTTTGCTCTTTGCCGGCGGGCGCGACTCTCGGGCGCTTGGCGGAGGAGATCTTCCGCGGGTGCGAGGCCGGAGCCGAGGTGCTGAAGTGCCTGCGCTTCGGGGTGAATCAAGACTTCGCCCCGATGGAGACTCTCTTGCGGGACGACGACGAGGTGGCCCTGCTGCCTCCGCTGTCGGGGGGCTAA
- a CDS encoding molybdenum cofactor biosynthesis protein MoaE, which yields MLRLQITEQRIATEALYQALDDPTCGGVAIFEGRVRDHHQGRKVRDLYYECYRPMAEKILAKAAQEARTRWEPSKIAIVHRIGRIPIGEAAVWIGVAAAHREEAFAACRFLIEEIKRSVPIWKRETYVDGSCAWVACLPA from the coding sequence ATGCTTCGGCTCCAAATCACCGAGCAAAGGATCGCGACCGAGGCCTTGTACCAGGCTCTTGATGACCCCACTTGCGGAGGGGTCGCGATCTTCGAGGGCCGAGTCCGCGATCATCACCAAGGCCGAAAAGTCCGAGACCTCTACTACGAATGTTACCGGCCGATGGCGGAGAAGATCTTGGCCAAGGCGGCCCAGGAAGCGCGAACGAGATGGGAGCCCTCCAAGATCGCGATCGTCCATCGGATCGGCCGGATCCCCATCGGGGAGGCCGCGGTCTGGATCGGCGTCGCGGCGGCCCATCGCGAGGAGGCTTTCGCCGCCTGCCGGTTTTTGATCGAGGAAATCAAGCGCTCGGTTCCGATCTGGAAACGCGAGACTTATGTCGATGGGAGCTGTGCATGGGTCGCCTGCCTTCCTGCGTAG
- a CDS encoding molybdenum cofactor guanylyltransferase, which translates to MGRLPSCVGIVLAGGKSRRFGRPKAWAKFGESSFVERLYLLLRETFGQAYVVLHEDSAEFAGMETLVDRMSEGGPMNGIYSALAGSRAPAVFVAACDLPRLGPPDIERLLQAWRPEFPALVYRRRERWEPLCGIYHSRLLPALRQSLEIGRYGLQEFLTRNGAAGLEYSEEGAVDGLANVNTPEEYRELIEGR; encoded by the coding sequence ATGGGTCGCCTGCCTTCCTGCGTAGGGATCGTCCTGGCCGGCGGGAAAAGCCGGCGCTTCGGCCGTCCCAAGGCCTGGGCCAAATTCGGCGAATCGAGCTTCGTGGAACGGCTTTACTTACTGCTGAGAGAAACCTTCGGCCAAGCCTATGTGGTCCTTCACGAAGACTCGGCCGAATTCGCCGGCATGGAGACCTTGGTCGATCGGATGTCCGAAGGCGGGCCCATGAACGGCATCTATTCCGCCCTGGCTGGCAGCCGGGCTCCGGCGGTCTTCGTCGCGGCCTGCGATCTGCCTCGGCTCGGGCCGCCGGATATCGAGCGGCTGCTCCAAGCTTGGAGGCCCGAGTTCCCGGCCTTGGTTTATCGGCGGCGCGAGCGTTGGGAGCCGCTCTGCGGGATCTATCATTCGAGGCTGCTTCCCGCCCTGCGTCAAAGTCTCGAGATTGGCCGCTACGGCTTGCAGGAGTTTTTGACCCGGAACGGCGCCGCCGGGCTCGAGTACAGCGAGGAGGGAGCGGTCGATGGTTTAGCGAACGTTAACACCCCGGAAGAATATCGGGAATTAATCGAGGGCCGATGA